Proteins found in one Pseudomonas mosselii genomic segment:
- the qhpR gene encoding AraC-like transcriptional regulator QhpR: MKSVRTVLSENFFRRFRTTFAPHLEALGIDLPLLERADIEIPGDQYVALWEAAGTCNPAVGLTLGSQTEADDIGALGHALHCAPSVEKALMTLHTYIVVFAQESSIDYSCEGRQLRITYQVTDSTVVNRRQDAEFAIATILRQLQLITASPVRPLRVDFEHSRPADVSMHKQLFMCPLFFSQPTNRITLPAEVLQLPVARGNERLFMALEPYLQQAREQRSISDELLPQVTRMIALGMASGVPSLDEVSECMGLSRRTLQRRLKDQGIEFSVLVEEVRRDLALGYLNHSDYSMTQISLLLGYAESGSFTRAFRRWTGQSPQQFRQAGRGPGTGC; the protein is encoded by the coding sequence CCGTCCTCTCGGAAAACTTCTTCCGCCGTTTCAGGACCACCTTCGCCCCGCACCTGGAAGCCCTAGGCATCGACCTGCCGCTGCTGGAACGCGCCGATATCGAAATCCCTGGCGACCAGTATGTCGCCCTGTGGGAAGCGGCCGGCACCTGCAATCCGGCCGTCGGCCTGACCCTGGGCAGCCAGACCGAGGCCGACGATATCGGTGCCCTGGGCCACGCCTTGCATTGCGCGCCCAGCGTGGAAAAGGCGCTGATGACCCTGCACACCTATATCGTGGTGTTCGCCCAGGAGTCGTCCATCGACTACAGCTGCGAGGGCCGCCAGCTGCGCATCACCTACCAGGTTACCGACAGCACCGTGGTCAACCGCCGCCAGGACGCCGAGTTCGCCATCGCCACGATCCTGCGCCAGTTGCAACTGATCACCGCCAGCCCGGTACGGCCGCTGCGGGTGGACTTCGAGCACTCGCGCCCGGCGGACGTGTCGATGCACAAGCAGTTGTTCATGTGCCCGTTGTTCTTCAGCCAGCCGACCAACCGCATCACGCTGCCCGCCGAGGTTCTGCAACTGCCGGTGGCGCGAGGCAATGAGCGCCTGTTCATGGCCCTGGAGCCGTACCTGCAGCAGGCGCGTGAGCAGCGCAGCATCAGCGACGAATTGCTGCCCCAGGTCACCCGCATGATCGCGCTGGGCATGGCCAGTGGCGTGCCGTCACTGGATGAGGTCAGCGAGTGCATGGGGCTGAGCCGGCGTACCCTGCAACGTCGGCTCAAGGACCAGGGCATCGAGTTCTCTGTGCTGGTGGAGGAGGTGCGCCGTGACCTGGCGCTGGGCTACCTGAATCATTCCGACTACTCGATGACGCAGATTTCTCTGCTGCTCGGCTATGCCGAATCCGGCTCTTTCACCCGGGCGTTCCGGCGCTGGACCGGGCAATCGCCGCAGCAGTTCCGCCAGGCCGGGCGCGGGCCTGGCACGGGGTGCTGA
- a CDS encoding NAD(P)/FAD-dependent oxidoreductase — protein MNDNNNDAVHEHRSFWQHDYGAYAPNTRLTEDLKVDVAVIGGGFTGLNTAWQFKRDNPGARVVVLEAALIGFGASGRNAGFSTKLFGLEPELVVLRWGRQKMIDAHHYLEKAVAYTREVIDSHGIDSDYRHAGLVRVSYSPQQVARLGKTLELYDSLGLAADMRWQDSDALRQQYASPRLLGGIREAETGYLDPCKHVRGLKGLAACAGVRIHEATPVLDIDNRGVGIVLRTPVAKVTADKLVIATNAYSRQVPGSRVLERRQFPLWTYQVVTEPLGDALWQRLGWQGREAFGDNRQMLHYFRPTADGRIVMGGGDVRAYTGSAMHEQPSPATWAHCETHLKWIYPQLRDVRIAYRWGGPVSVNADMVPEISFVGDERMIYAGGCFGHGVALSHLNGRTIADLLQGRRSELSDFWIVNRKAIPMPGNTLSCWAGRTARQALRAWDWWEERGLKA, from the coding sequence ATGAACGACAACAACAACGACGCTGTGCATGAACATCGCTCCTTCTGGCAACACGACTACGGCGCCTACGCGCCCAATACGCGCCTGACCGAAGACCTCAAGGTCGATGTGGCGGTGATTGGTGGAGGTTTTACCGGGCTCAACACTGCCTGGCAGTTCAAGCGCGACAACCCCGGTGCCCGGGTGGTGGTGCTGGAGGCGGCCTTGATCGGCTTCGGCGCCAGCGGGCGCAATGCCGGTTTCAGCACCAAGCTGTTCGGGCTGGAGCCGGAACTGGTGGTGCTGCGCTGGGGACGGCAGAAGATGATCGACGCCCACCACTACCTCGAAAAGGCCGTGGCCTATACCCGTGAGGTGATCGACAGCCACGGCATCGATTCTGATTACCGCCATGCCGGGCTGGTGCGGGTCAGCTATTCGCCGCAGCAGGTAGCGCGCCTGGGCAAGACCCTGGAGCTGTACGACTCGCTGGGACTGGCGGCGGACATGCGCTGGCAGGACAGCGACGCGCTGCGTCAGCAGTACGCTTCGCCTCGGTTGTTGGGCGGCATTCGCGAAGCCGAGACCGGCTACCTCGACCCTTGCAAGCACGTGCGCGGGCTCAAGGGCCTGGCAGCTTGCGCAGGGGTGCGTATCCATGAGGCGACACCGGTGCTCGATATCGACAACCGCGGCGTCGGTATCGTGTTACGCACGCCCGTGGCCAAGGTGACCGCCGACAAGCTGGTGATCGCCACCAATGCCTACTCACGGCAGGTACCCGGTTCTCGTGTGCTGGAGCGCCGCCAGTTCCCGCTGTGGACTTACCAGGTGGTCACCGAGCCGTTGGGCGACGCGCTATGGCAGCGTCTGGGCTGGCAGGGCAGGGAGGCCTTCGGCGACAACCGGCAGATGCTGCACTATTTTCGCCCGACCGCGGACGGGCGCATCGTCATGGGCGGTGGTGATGTGCGGGCCTACACCGGCAGCGCCATGCACGAACAGCCCTCGCCGGCCACCTGGGCCCATTGCGAGACACACCTCAAGTGGATCTACCCGCAGTTACGCGACGTACGCATCGCCTATCGCTGGGGCGGGCCGGTGTCGGTCAACGCCGACATGGTCCCTGAGATCAGCTTTGTCGGCGATGAACGCATGATTTATGCCGGGGGGTGCTTCGGCCACGGCGTGGCGCTGAGCCACCTGAACGGGCGCACCATCGCCGACCTGCTGCAGGGGCGACGCAGCGAGCTGAGCGACTTCTGGATCGTCAACCGAAAGGCCATCCCGATGCCGGGCAACACCCTGTCGTGCTGGGCCGGGCGCACGGCGCGCCAGGCGCTGCGAGCCTGGGACTGGTGGGAGGAGCGCGGGCTCAAGGCCTGA
- a CDS encoding DUF1329 domain-containing protein gives MKPRPLSLLGGALLALLGTTTSLTALADLTPTGAERAGNADGSIPAWTGGLTEAPAGWSPGHGDPYAGDKRLYSIDASNVAQYQGQLPEGQVALIKAYPGYRLDVYPTHRSCAIPAEVAKRTQDFAGQARIGADGWRLEQAAGAAVPFPQPKSGIEVLWNYKLRYMAKGRKAQISFLRREAAGGLTEVRQWASEYYPYNDPAVKTPEDTGDIEAKLLYDIQSPSSRAGEMYLVHARLDQPQNAWIYFPGQRRVRQAPTFAYDNPIAGSDNLYFVDQINMFTGALDRYDFKLLGKREVVVPYNSYRLVDKANTYDKLIGEQYLDRDAQRYEKHRVWVVEATVKADKRHSFAKRVFYFDEDSWSLLHVDMYDARGNLWRVQEGSLWAAPEIQACTSFEYVSYDLIARRYIADGFTQQGAALDLTAGLQGRVSDKLFNAGELRRRGER, from the coding sequence ATGAAACCACGCCCCCTGTCCCTGTTGGGCGGCGCGCTGTTGGCGCTGCTCGGAACCACCACTTCGCTCACGGCCCTTGCCGACCTTACCCCTACGGGGGCCGAAAGGGCCGGCAATGCCGATGGCAGCATTCCCGCATGGACCGGCGGCCTGACCGAGGCGCCGGCCGGCTGGTCGCCGGGCCATGGCGACCCCTATGCCGGCGACAAGCGCCTGTACTCGATCGATGCCAGCAATGTGGCCCAGTACCAGGGGCAGTTGCCGGAAGGCCAGGTGGCGTTGATCAAGGCCTACCCGGGCTATCGCCTGGACGTGTACCCCACCCATCGCAGCTGCGCCATCCCCGCCGAGGTGGCCAAGCGTACCCAGGACTTTGCCGGCCAAGCCCGCATCGGCGCTGATGGCTGGCGCCTGGAGCAGGCCGCCGGGGCCGCGGTGCCGTTCCCGCAACCGAAAAGCGGCATCGAGGTGCTGTGGAACTACAAGCTGCGCTACATGGCCAAGGGCCGCAAAGCGCAGATCTCGTTCCTGCGCCGCGAGGCGGCCGGCGGGCTCACCGAGGTGCGGCAGTGGGCCAGCGAGTACTACCCCTACAACGACCCGGCGGTCAAAACGCCCGAGGACACCGGCGATATCGAAGCCAAGCTGCTCTACGACATCCAGTCGCCGTCCTCGCGCGCCGGCGAGATGTACCTGGTGCACGCGCGCCTGGACCAGCCGCAGAACGCCTGGATCTACTTCCCCGGGCAACGCCGCGTGCGCCAGGCGCCGACCTTCGCCTACGACAATCCGATCGCCGGCTCCGACAACCTGTACTTCGTCGACCAGATCAACATGTTCACCGGCGCCCTGGACCGCTACGACTTCAAGCTGCTGGGCAAGCGCGAAGTGGTGGTGCCGTACAACTCCTACCGTCTGGTGGACAAGGCCAATACCTACGACAAGCTGATCGGCGAGCAGTACCTGGACCGTGACGCGCAGCGCTACGAAAAGCATCGGGTGTGGGTGGTGGAGGCCACGGTCAAGGCCGACAAGCGCCATTCGTTCGCCAAGCGCGTGTTCTATTTCGACGAGGACAGCTGGAGCCTGCTGCACGTGGACATGTACGACGCCAGGGGCAACCTGTGGCGGGTGCAAGAGGGCAGCCTGTGGGCCGCCCCCGAGATCCAGGCCTGCACCAGCTTCGAGTACGTCAGCTACGACCTGATCGCCCGGCGTTATATCGCCGACGGCTTCACCCAGCAGGGCGCGGCCCTGGACCTCACCGCCGGCCTGCAGGGCCGGGTCAGTGACAAGTTGTTCAACGCGGGCGAACTGCGCCGTCGCGGCGAGCGCTGA